Proteins co-encoded in one Cupriavidus taiwanensis genomic window:
- a CDS encoding DUF1800 domain-containing protein, with protein sequence MDPAQHPRPTGRGRLAAWRAAAALALAAGLAGCAQLQAGPGHGDDRGATAAADLRWLNTVTYGADQASLDALRRLGRKDFLAQQLAMPLADPPELAAAIAALPNLRDGAAAQVQAARAARQRIDALPDEASRQQARQALNLRGREIVADVARRHLLRALYSPAQLREQMTWFWINHFNVFAGKGQVGLLLADYEEHAIRPHALGRFRDLLMATVTAPAMLVYLDNAQSSVNRVNENYARELMELHTLGVSGGPSGSRYTQQDVQELARVLTGVGVNLRGAPPPRLAPARAGLYRSDGLFEFNPARHDFGTKTLLGQRIEPAGFEEVVRAVSMLSREPATARFLSARLAAHFIADQPPPALVERMAQTFTRTDGDIAAVLRTMLLAPELDRQAGASPRKFKDPMVYVVSSLRLAYEGRQVANLRPVMNWLNQLGQPLYGHVAPDGYPSAESAWASSGQMVRRFEIARALGSGPAGLFAGDGTTPRGARFPTIGNKFYYGAIEATLGPATRAALDQAASQAEWNTLLLASPEWMQR encoded by the coding sequence ATGGATCCAGCGCAGCATCCGAGACCAACCGGCCGCGGGCGCCTGGCCGCCTGGCGCGCCGCCGCCGCGCTGGCGCTGGCCGCGGGCCTGGCGGGCTGTGCCCAGTTGCAGGCGGGGCCGGGCCATGGCGACGACCGTGGCGCCACGGCCGCCGCCGACCTGCGCTGGCTCAATACCGTCACCTATGGCGCCGACCAGGCTTCGCTGGATGCGCTGCGCCGGCTGGGGCGCAAGGACTTCCTCGCGCAACAACTGGCAATGCCGCTCGCCGATCCGCCGGAGCTGGCGGCCGCAATCGCCGCCTTGCCCAACCTGCGCGACGGCGCCGCGGCGCAGGTCCAGGCCGCGCGCGCGGCGCGCCAGCGCATCGATGCCTTGCCGGACGAGGCCAGCCGGCAGCAGGCCCGCCAGGCGCTCAACCTGCGGGGCCGCGAGATCGTCGCCGATGTGGCGCGGCGCCACCTGCTGCGCGCGCTGTATTCGCCGGCGCAGCTGCGCGAGCAGATGACGTGGTTCTGGATCAACCATTTCAATGTCTTTGCGGGCAAGGGCCAGGTCGGGCTGCTGCTGGCCGACTACGAAGAGCACGCCATCCGGCCCCACGCGCTGGGCCGTTTCCGCGACCTGCTGATGGCCACGGTGACCGCGCCGGCAATGCTGGTCTATCTCGACAACGCCCAGAGCAGCGTCAACCGCGTCAATGAGAACTACGCGCGCGAACTGATGGAGCTGCATACGCTGGGCGTCTCTGGCGGGCCCAGCGGCTCGCGCTATACCCAGCAGGACGTACAGGAGCTGGCGCGCGTGCTGACCGGCGTGGGCGTGAACCTGCGCGGCGCGCCGCCACCGAGGCTGGCGCCGGCGCGCGCGGGCCTGTACCGCAGTGACGGGCTGTTCGAGTTCAATCCCGCGCGCCACGACTTCGGCACCAAGACGCTGCTGGGCCAGCGCATCGAGCCGGCCGGTTTTGAGGAAGTGGTGCGGGCGGTCTCGATGCTGTCGCGCGAGCCGGCCACGGCGCGCTTTCTCAGCGCCAGGCTGGCGGCCCACTTCATCGCCGATCAACCGCCGCCCGCGCTGGTCGAGCGCATGGCGCAGACCTTCACGCGCACCGATGGCGATATCGCCGCGGTGCTGCGCACCATGTTGCTCGCGCCCGAGCTGGACCGGCAGGCGGGCGCGTCGCCGCGCAAGTTCAAGGATCCGATGGTCTATGTGGTGTCGTCGCTGCGGCTGGCATATGAAGGCCGGCAGGTGGCCAACCTGCGCCCGGTGATGAACTGGCTGAACCAGCTGGGCCAGCCGCTGTACGGCCACGTGGCGCCCGACGGCTACCCGTCGGCGGAAAGCGCCTGGGCCAGCTCGGGGCAGATGGTGCGGCGCTTCGAGATCGCGCGCGCGCTCGGCTCGGGGCCGGCGGGATTGTTCGCGGGCGATGGCACCACGCCGCGCGGCGCGCGCTTCCCGACGATCGGCAACAAGTTCTACTACGGCGCGATCGAAGCCACCCTTGGCCCCGCCACGCGCGCCGCGCTGGACCAGGCCGCGTCGCAGGCGGAATGGAACACCCTGCTGCTGGCTTCGCCCGAATGGATGCAGCGCTGA
- a CDS encoding DMT family transporter, which yields MSRPLSTVAWLPAVAFVLIWSTGFIVGKAIVPLADTSLFLLARFAVAGVMFVAWSLAARAAWPPLREAPRHLLAGALLQGLYLCAGYGAVASGLPPAIMALLGALQPLLTALLAIPLLKELPSRRSWHGLALGALGVALVVAPALRAGAHGASGAVSPGIVLLGLVAIVSITMGTLLQKTAIATCDLRASSAWQSLGAMLVAAAMVATQAAGAPLHWHGGPALWAGLAWAAIGLSGVGTWLLVSLVRRGQAANAAALMFLAPPLAALQAWLLFGERLGAVQALGMAVAGAGVWLCQTRGRMRHAEAR from the coding sequence ATGTCGCGCCCCTTGTCCACTGTCGCCTGGCTACCCGCCGTGGCCTTCGTCCTGATCTGGTCCACCGGCTTTATCGTCGGCAAGGCCATCGTGCCGCTGGCCGACACCAGCCTGTTCCTGCTGGCCCGTTTTGCCGTGGCCGGGGTGATGTTCGTGGCGTGGTCGCTGGCCGCGCGCGCGGCCTGGCCACCGCTGCGCGAGGCACCGCGCCACCTGCTGGCCGGCGCGCTGCTGCAGGGCCTCTACCTGTGCGCCGGCTACGGCGCCGTCGCCAGCGGCCTGCCACCGGCGATCATGGCCCTGCTGGGCGCGCTGCAGCCGTTGCTGACCGCACTGCTTGCCATCCCCCTGCTGAAAGAGCTACCTTCCCGACGGAGCTGGCATGGCCTGGCACTGGGTGCCCTCGGTGTTGCGCTGGTGGTCGCCCCCGCGCTGCGGGCCGGCGCGCACGGCGCGTCCGGCGCGGTATCGCCGGGGATCGTGCTGCTGGGCCTGGTCGCCATTGTCTCCATCACCATGGGAACCCTGTTGCAGAAGACTGCCATCGCCACCTGTGACCTGCGCGCCAGCTCGGCGTGGCAGAGCCTGGGCGCCATGCTGGTCGCCGCCGCGATGGTGGCGACCCAGGCAGCCGGCGCGCCGCTGCACTGGCACGGCGGGCCGGCGCTGTGGGCCGGGCTGGCCTGGGCCGCCATCGGCCTGTCCGGCGTTGGCACCTGGCTGCTGGTCAGCCTGGTGCGGCGCGGCCAGGCCGCCAATGCCGCGGCGCTGATGTTCCTGGCGCCGCCACTCGCGGCACTGCAGGCCTGGCTGCTGTTCGGCGAGCGCCTCGGCGCGGTGCAGGCGCTGGGCATGGCGGTGGCAGGCGCCGGCGTCTGGCTGTGCCAGACCCGTGGCAGGATGCGGCATGCCGAAGCTCGCTGA
- a CDS encoding AraC family transcriptional regulator translates to MPKLAEPLPAPLVEHRRYTPQPQGHQHGYHQLLFGLAGVSELELDDHLYRVDDRTGLIVPAGSHHDYLGYQGNLQLVADFPAQSVALPARLMARPRVFALDGAFGNRVRALAAARTAFAARAPQADWQLAATLAATLADSLGLPAEHDVFPLMAVDAYLRANLAAPLRVPELAAHFGWSARRFQTLFAEAFGDTPHRYHIRLRLDRALQWLSNSRLALAEIALMSGYPDQTTFTRSFTRRFGLAPGAWRAAARGECESAERLARPG, encoded by the coding sequence ATGCCGAAGCTCGCTGAACCCCTGCCCGCCCCGCTGGTCGAGCACCGGCGCTACACCCCGCAGCCGCAGGGCCACCAGCACGGCTACCACCAGTTGCTGTTCGGCCTGGCCGGCGTCTCCGAGCTGGAGCTCGACGACCATCTCTACCGCGTCGACGACCGCACCGGCCTGATCGTGCCGGCGGGCAGCCATCACGACTACCTGGGCTACCAGGGCAACCTGCAGCTGGTGGCGGACTTCCCCGCGCAATCGGTGGCGCTGCCCGCGCGGCTGATGGCGCGGCCGCGCGTGTTCGCGCTGGACGGCGCCTTTGGCAACCGGGTGCGGGCCCTGGCGGCGGCGCGCACGGCGTTCGCGGCACGGGCGCCGCAGGCAGACTGGCAACTTGCGGCAACCCTGGCCGCGACGCTGGCCGACAGCCTCGGCCTGCCCGCCGAGCATGATGTCTTTCCGCTCATGGCCGTCGATGCCTACCTGCGCGCCAACCTGGCCGCGCCGCTGCGCGTGCCGGAACTGGCCGCGCATTTCGGCTGGAGCGCGCGGCGCTTCCAGACGCTGTTCGCCGAGGCCTTCGGCGATACCCCGCACCGCTACCACATCCGGCTGCGGCTGGACCGCGCGCTGCAGTGGCTGTCCAACTCCCGGCTGGCGCTGGCCGAGATCGCGCTGATGTCAGGCTACCCGGACCAGACCACGTTTACGCGCAGCTTCACGCGGCGCTTCGGGCTGGCCCCGGGGGCATGGCGGGCGGCCGCGCGCGGGGAGTGCGAGAGCGCCGAGCGCCTGGCGCGACCGGGCTAG
- a CDS encoding group I truncated hemoglobin has translation MRIPPVLCGLVAAAALGVAGCATPESAKPATSSSLYDRLGGMQAITAVVDDFVGNLATDERIKAKFANANMPRLKTRLVEQICAGSGGPCTYAGLDMKTAHAGMAITNDEFDALVDDLVKSLDKFKVPAGEQKELLAILGPMRKDVVSR, from the coding sequence ATGCGTATCCCGCCTGTTCTGTGCGGTCTTGTTGCGGCGGCGGCGCTTGGGGTTGCCGGTTGCGCAACGCCGGAGTCTGCCAAGCCTGCCACGTCGTCGTCGTTATACGACCGGCTTGGCGGCATGCAGGCGATTACCGCGGTGGTCGACGACTTTGTCGGCAACCTGGCAACCGACGAGCGCATCAAGGCAAAGTTTGCCAACGCCAATATGCCGCGGTTGAAGACGCGGCTGGTCGAACAGATCTGCGCGGGTTCGGGCGGGCCCTGCACCTATGCAGGACTTGATATGAAAACCGCCCATGCCGGCATGGCCATCACCAATGACGAGTTCGACGCGCTGGTGGACGACCTGGTGAAATCGCTCGACAAGTTCAAGGTGCCGGCGGGGGAGCAGAAGGAGCTGCTGGCTATTCTCGGGCCGATGCGCAAGGATGTCGTCTCGCGCTAG
- a CDS encoding BPL-N domain-containing protein — translation MPRPQILTYVDAGASDWTACLMRTIGHQLPAGEYELRAVMANDIRHDATLFDDAVMFVMPGGADLPYCALLNGAPNARIRQFVERGGVYLGICAGAYYACRELAFHAGTRGAICGPRELRLVDAVAVGSLPELTGGKLYDGTPRTTAAVELRTTDKLTDVPLSLYTHYHGGCRFDFADTPGPGTEVLAVYAGIAGTPPAIVSAQVGKGRALLTGVHLEISERECKDALRGHSDMSEYLYVCDRLAETGDARLAVFRQLLAQGGLSLG, via the coding sequence ATGCCCAGGCCTCAGATCCTTACCTATGTCGACGCCGGCGCGTCGGACTGGACCGCATGCCTGATGCGGACCATCGGCCATCAGCTTCCGGCCGGGGAATACGAACTCCGCGCGGTGATGGCCAACGACATCCGGCACGACGCCACGCTGTTCGATGACGCGGTGATGTTCGTCATGCCGGGCGGCGCCGACCTGCCCTATTGCGCCTTGCTCAACGGCGCGCCGAACGCTCGCATCCGGCAGTTTGTCGAGCGGGGCGGCGTCTATCTGGGCATATGCGCGGGCGCCTACTACGCGTGCCGCGAACTGGCATTCCATGCCGGCACCCGCGGCGCGATCTGCGGCCCGCGCGAACTGCGCCTGGTGGACGCGGTGGCCGTCGGCTCGCTGCCGGAACTGACCGGAGGCAAGCTCTACGACGGCACGCCGCGCACCACGGCCGCGGTGGAGCTGCGGACCACCGACAAGCTGACCGACGTCCCGCTGTCGCTGTACACGCATTACCACGGCGGCTGCCGCTTCGACTTCGCCGACACCCCCGGCCCCGGGACCGAAGTCCTGGCGGTCTATGCAGGCATCGCCGGCACCCCGCCCGCGATCGTCAGCGCACAGGTCGGCAAGGGCCGCGCGCTGCTGACCGGGGTGCATCTGGAGATTTCGGAGCGGGAGTGCAAGGATGCGTTGCGTGGACACAGCGATATGTCCGAGTACCTTTATGTTTGCGACCGGCTGGCGGAAACCGGCGATGCGCGCCTGGCGGTGTTCCGGCAGTTGCTGGCGCAGGGTGGATTGTCGCTGGGCTGA
- a CDS encoding DMT family transporter, producing MAWIFLVIAGVLEVLWAYSMKLSEGFTRPGYSAITIVAMISSFALLSLSMKSLPLGTAYTIWTGIGAVGAFLVGLFVLGEPASAARILAAALIVSGLVMMKVTS from the coding sequence ATGGCTTGGATATTTCTCGTCATCGCCGGAGTGCTCGAGGTGCTCTGGGCCTACTCCATGAAGCTGTCCGAAGGCTTTACCCGCCCGGGCTACTCGGCCATCACGATCGTGGCCATGATTTCCAGCTTTGCCCTGCTGTCCCTGTCAATGAAGAGCCTGCCGCTCGGCACGGCCTACACCATCTGGACCGGCATCGGCGCCGTGGGCGCGTTCCTGGTGGGACTGTTCGTGCTGGGCGAGCCCGCCAGCGCCGCCAGAATCCTGGCCGCCGCACTGATCGTCAGCGGGCTCGTGATGATGAAGGTCACCTCCTGA
- the bcsS gene encoding cellulose biosynthesis protein BcsS — protein MAYRGQGAACRRLAATLLGGLPLALLLASLPAAAGPFLFGGASFAGGGERSEYAGIAGNLTPVPFLTQKLVVSDYHYKYGTNGTTVSVNGQAAEAALGVQKGWATGWAEASVGARYRYNRVSPQGADNRSDGGEWGLALTLLGQQEFARNWAVNGIASYNFGPRAYWARGRLLYKVFGDAWAGVEFIKHGDPFYHATQGGVVVTGIAIGKGVNLGFFGGAKKTAGEPRAFYGGLELSKAF, from the coding sequence ATGGCGTACAGAGGCCAAGGCGCAGCGTGCCGACGGCTTGCGGCGACACTCCTCGGCGGCTTGCCGCTGGCCCTGCTGCTGGCCTCGTTGCCGGCGGCGGCGGGCCCCTTCCTGTTCGGTGGTGCCAGCTTTGCCGGCGGTGGCGAACGCAGCGAATACGCCGGCATCGCCGGCAACCTCACGCCGGTGCCGTTCCTGACGCAGAAGCTGGTGGTCAGCGATTACCACTACAAGTACGGTACGAACGGTACCACCGTGTCGGTAAACGGACAGGCCGCCGAGGCGGCGCTGGGCGTGCAGAAAGGCTGGGCCACCGGCTGGGCCGAGGCCTCGGTCGGGGCACGCTACCGCTACAACCGAGTATCGCCCCAGGGCGCGGACAATCGGTCCGACGGCGGCGAATGGGGTCTCGCGCTGACCCTGCTGGGGCAGCAGGAGTTTGCGCGGAACTGGGCAGTCAACGGCATCGCCAGCTACAACTTCGGACCCAGGGCCTACTGGGCGCGCGGCCGCCTGCTCTACAAGGTCTTCGGCGATGCCTGGGCCGGGGTGGAGTTCATCAAGCACGGCGATCCGTTCTACCATGCCACGCAAGGTGGCGTGGTCGTGACCGGCATTGCCATCGGCAAGGGCGTGAACCTGGGCTTCTTCGGCGGCGCCAAGAAGACAGCGGGCGAGCCGCGCGCCTTCTATGGCGGGCTGGAGCTGAGCAAGGCGTTCTGA
- a CDS encoding glycosyltransferase — protein MTTEQPGRAIRLLVLAYVLMGLAYLAWRIDTINLSVPLFSIPLYAAEVYGYLSGLLFVLMTYRLSVRAPPPPEPGLAVDVYVPTYNESVELIRRTLLAVIRMDYPHATWLLDDGRRESMRALAQELGCRYLARGDNAHAKAGNLNHALQHSSGEFIAIFDADHAPRKDFLVKTLGYFRDERVAFVQTPQDFFNIDSFNHRLGKKRVWDEQALFFKVIQRGKDALNAAFFCGSCAVIRRAAVARIGGFATETVTEDVHTAIRMHKLGYQSVYHAESLAFGLAPHSIDTYLKQRMRWGMGSMQVFRRENILFGRGLTLGQRLNYLASALFFFEGWQKLVFFLTPPVVFLTGMLPIISPLNTFLLLFCLYYVLSILVHLELGRGYNSLFLSEQYAMARFFAFMSTSVGLFRKNIPFAVTDKQMSQTGKMWLWLSPLLVLCALAAVSVPVGLYRIYTGSLALGAGLVTLFWTLMTLGSAIAVAAYARKHSRNRRTEYRFPLRVPTTLTINDKSYLGLTADLSPNGALYLGEAMPGLALGDVVGVAVHLPNLIVRDTAVATFVKASRPGVSYAMSVGLRFNWTADGNTGALETFLFGSRLQLEMGALRETETPPLTRLAEVLRRDEGRTSAAYIWAAALLMQPLRVGMLPVAIATIEGAAPLLFSSIELDLNAAATLRQAQAAHAGATHDQAIRLTPTGRVTTPTGDFHLYNIAPHSAA, from the coding sequence ATGACAACTGAACAGCCCGGCCGGGCCATCAGGCTGCTGGTGCTGGCGTACGTGCTGATGGGGTTGGCGTATCTCGCCTGGCGGATCGACACAATCAATCTTTCGGTCCCGCTGTTCTCCATTCCGCTCTATGCGGCGGAGGTCTACGGCTATCTCAGCGGCCTGCTCTTCGTGCTGATGACGTACCGGCTTTCGGTGCGCGCGCCGCCGCCGCCTGAGCCGGGCCTGGCCGTCGACGTCTACGTGCCGACCTATAACGAGTCGGTCGAGCTGATTCGCCGCACGCTGCTGGCGGTGATACGCATGGATTATCCGCATGCAACCTGGCTGCTTGACGATGGTCGTCGGGAATCGATGCGGGCGCTGGCGCAGGAACTGGGTTGCCGCTACCTGGCGCGTGGCGACAACGCCCACGCCAAGGCCGGCAACCTCAATCACGCGCTGCAGCACAGCAGCGGCGAATTCATCGCGATCTTCGACGCCGACCACGCGCCGCGCAAGGATTTCCTGGTCAAGACGCTGGGCTATTTCCGTGACGAGCGGGTTGCCTTCGTGCAGACCCCGCAGGATTTCTTCAACATCGATTCCTTCAACCACCGCCTGGGCAAGAAGCGGGTGTGGGACGAGCAGGCGTTGTTCTTCAAGGTGATCCAGCGCGGCAAGGATGCGCTCAATGCCGCGTTTTTCTGCGGCAGCTGTGCCGTGATCCGGCGCGCCGCGGTGGCACGGATCGGCGGCTTTGCGACCGAGACCGTGACCGAGGACGTGCACACCGCGATCCGCATGCACAAGCTCGGCTACCAGTCCGTGTACCATGCCGAGTCGCTGGCGTTCGGCCTTGCGCCGCACAGCATCGATACCTACCTGAAGCAGCGCATGCGCTGGGGCATGGGCTCGATGCAGGTATTCCGGCGCGAGAACATCCTGTTCGGGCGCGGGCTCACGCTCGGCCAGCGCCTCAATTACCTGGCCTCGGCATTGTTCTTCTTCGAGGGCTGGCAGAAGCTGGTTTTTTTCCTGACGCCGCCGGTGGTGTTCCTGACCGGCATGCTGCCGATCATCTCGCCGCTGAACACGTTCCTGCTGCTGTTCTGCCTGTATTACGTGCTTTCGATCCTGGTCCACCTGGAACTGGGGCGCGGCTACAACTCGCTGTTCCTGAGCGAGCAGTACGCCATGGCGCGGTTCTTCGCCTTCATGTCGACCAGTGTCGGCCTGTTCCGTAAAAATATCCCATTTGCGGTCACCGACAAGCAGATGTCGCAGACCGGCAAGATGTGGCTATGGCTGTCGCCGCTGCTGGTCCTGTGCGCGCTGGCCGCCGTCAGCGTGCCGGTCGGCCTGTATCGGATTTACACGGGCAGCCTCGCGCTTGGCGCCGGCCTGGTGACGCTGTTCTGGACGCTGATGACGTTGGGCTCCGCCATTGCCGTGGCCGCCTACGCGCGCAAGCACTCGCGCAATCGCCGCACGGAATACCGCTTTCCGCTGCGCGTGCCGACCACGCTGACCATCAACGACAAGAGCTATCTCGGGCTGACCGCTGACCTGTCACCGAACGGCGCGCTGTACCTGGGCGAAGCGATGCCGGGCCTGGCATTGGGCGACGTGGTGGGCGTTGCGGTGCATCTGCCCAACCTCATTGTCCGCGACACCGCTGTCGCCACCTTTGTCAAGGCGTCCCGGCCCGGCGTTTCCTACGCCATGTCGGTCGGCCTGCGCTTCAACTGGACCGCGGATGGCAACACCGGCGCGCTGGAAACGTTCCTGTTCGGCAGCCGGCTCCAGCTCGAGATGGGCGCGCTGCGCGAGACCGAGACGCCGCCGCTGACGCGTCTTGCCGAGGTACTCAGGCGTGACGAGGGCCGGACGTCGGCCGCGTATATCTGGGCCGCGGCGTTATTGATGCAGCCGTTGCGCGTCGGTATGCTGCCGGTTGCCATCGCCACCATCGAAGGCGCGGCGCCGCTGCTGTTCAGCAGCATCGAACTGGACCTCAACGCCGCCGCCACCCTGCGCCAAGCGCAGGCCGCCCACGCGGGCGCCACCCATGACCAGGCCATCCGGCTCACGCCCACGGGGCGGGTGACCACGCCGACCGGCGACTTCCACCTTTACAACATTGCACCGCATAGCGCGGCTTAA
- a CDS encoding sigma-54 interaction domain-containing protein, which produces MTAPLELVGNHPSVAALRDLVARVARSQARTVLLYGETGTGKSLVARMLHQQSSRAHAEFIDINCAAIPGQLLESELFGHERGAFTGAVGKKEGLVEAGNGGTVFLDEVRELDLVMQSKLLTLLDTRRFRRVGAIRPISVDVRFIAATNKILLSEVNAGKFREDLYYRLQVISINIPPLRERGDDILLLAHHALQRYNRQYGSRMERIDPEVERIFRAYRWPGNVRELENLLERICLLETGNCVLPAHLPARILRELDVAATPASALPLTAPPPAREAPAGPLDYYAATARFQAGLIEQAVSACGGNLAEAARRLGLSRHALRHQMSKLGLPSG; this is translated from the coding sequence ATGACCGCCCCCCTGGAACTCGTCGGAAACCATCCGTCGGTCGCCGCCTTGCGCGACCTGGTGGCACGCGTGGCAAGAAGCCAGGCGCGCACCGTCCTGCTTTACGGTGAGACCGGCACCGGCAAGAGCCTGGTGGCGCGCATGCTGCACCAGCAATCCAGCCGCGCGCACGCAGAGTTCATCGACATCAATTGCGCGGCCATACCGGGCCAGCTGCTGGAGTCGGAGTTGTTCGGCCATGAACGCGGCGCGTTCACCGGCGCGGTGGGCAAGAAGGAAGGGTTGGTCGAGGCCGGCAATGGCGGCACGGTGTTCCTGGATGAGGTGCGCGAACTGGACCTGGTGATGCAGTCCAAGCTGCTGACGCTGCTGGATACCCGGCGCTTCCGCCGCGTGGGCGCGATCCGGCCGATCAGTGTCGATGTGCGCTTTATCGCCGCCACCAACAAGATCCTGCTCAGCGAAGTGAATGCCGGCAAGTTCCGCGAGGACCTGTACTACCGGCTGCAGGTCATCTCGATCAATATCCCGCCCTTGCGCGAGCGCGGCGACGACATCCTGCTGCTGGCGCACCATGCGCTGCAGCGCTACAACCGCCAGTACGGCAGCCGGATGGAGCGGATCGACCCCGAAGTCGAGCGCATTTTCCGGGCCTACCGCTGGCCCGGCAATGTGCGCGAACTGGAGAACCTGCTGGAGCGCATCTGCCTGCTCGAGACCGGCAATTGCGTATTGCCCGCACACCTGCCAGCGCGCATCCTGCGCGAGCTGGACGTCGCTGCGACCCCGGCCAGCGCCCTGCCCCTGACCGCCCCGCCGCCGGCACGCGAGGCGCCAGCGGGGCCGCTGGACTACTACGCCGCCACCGCGCGCTTCCAGGCCGGGTTGATCGAACAGGCCGTGTCGGCCTGCGGCGGCAATCTCGCCGAGGCCGCGCGCCGGCTCGGACTCAGCCGCCATGCGCTGCGGCACCAGATGAGCAAGCTGGGATTGCCCTCGGGCTGA
- a CDS encoding acyclic terpene utilization AtuA family protein — MQSLKIICPNGHLGFAPLRTGSFEIGVAAAPDYIAADSGSDDVGPVPLGSDTSTSPEAWQRHDLEHMLLASRRLGVPMIIGSAGDTGTNSRVDRYVEILRDLAQRHRLPRFRIGYFYSEVPKSLVREQLNAGETIRGLDGFADLTLAELDATDRIVAMAGVHPYLELLRQGVDVIIGGRSSDAAVFAAPALHHGFAADHAYYLGKVLECASFCAEPYGGKETVLGEITHDDVRVTAMHPEQRCTIASVAGHAMYERSNPFEEFVAGGRLDMSQCRYEQLDPRTTRITGARFEPAPQVRVKLEGSGKVGERYVGLCGIRDPYTIANVDRVIAWAREQVRARFGDTGYSLHYNVYGRDGVMGELEPLRDRPGHELCVMVQGVAPTREMAEEVTMIGLRQMFYARLPDVKGTAGSVSFPLDEVLHASAAYRWTLNHTMEVRDPLALFPTHIVEAGV, encoded by the coding sequence ATGCAGTCGCTGAAGATCATTTGCCCCAATGGCCATCTCGGCTTTGCCCCGCTGCGCACGGGCAGTTTCGAGATCGGCGTTGCCGCCGCACCGGACTACATCGCGGCCGATTCGGGCAGCGATGATGTCGGTCCGGTGCCGCTCGGCTCGGATACCTCCACCAGTCCTGAAGCGTGGCAGCGCCACGATCTCGAGCACATGCTGCTGGCCTCGCGGCGGCTGGGCGTGCCGATGATCATCGGCTCGGCCGGCGATACCGGCACCAACAGCCGCGTCGACCGCTACGTCGAGATCCTGCGCGACCTCGCGCAACGGCATCGCCTGCCGCGCTTTCGCATCGGCTACTTTTATTCCGAGGTGCCGAAGTCGCTGGTGCGGGAACAGCTGAACGCCGGGGAAACCATCCGCGGCCTCGACGGCTTTGCCGACCTGACCCTGGCGGAACTGGATGCCACCGACCGCATCGTCGCCATGGCGGGCGTGCATCCTTACCTGGAACTGCTGCGCCAGGGCGTCGATGTCATCATCGGCGGCCGCAGCTCCGATGCCGCGGTGTTCGCCGCGCCGGCGCTGCACCATGGCTTTGCCGCCGACCATGCCTACTACCTGGGCAAGGTGCTGGAGTGCGCCTCGTTCTGCGCGGAGCCGTACGGCGGCAAGGAGACCGTGCTGGGCGAAATCACCCACGACGACGTCCGCGTGACGGCCATGCATCCCGAGCAGCGCTGCACCATTGCCTCGGTGGCCGGGCATGCGATGTACGAGCGCTCCAATCCGTTCGAGGAATTCGTCGCTGGCGGCAGGCTCGACATGAGCCAGTGCCGCTACGAGCAGCTCGACCCGCGCACCACCCGCATCACCGGCGCCCGCTTCGAGCCCGCGCCGCAGGTGCGCGTCAAGCTGGAGGGCTCGGGCAAGGTCGGCGAGCGCTACGTGGGCCTGTGCGGCATCCGCGACCCGTACACCATTGCCAACGTCGACCGCGTCATTGCGTGGGCGCGCGAACAGGTGCGCGCGCGCTTCGGCGACACCGGCTATTCGCTGCACTACAACGTTTATGGGCGCGACGGGGTGATGGGCGAACTGGAACCGCTGCGCGACCGCCCCGGCCACGAGCTTTGCGTGATGGTGCAGGGCGTGGCGCCCACGCGCGAGATGGCGGAGGAAGTCACGATGATCGGCCTGCGCCAGATGTTCTACGCGCGGCTGCCGGATGTGAAGGGCACCGCCGGCTCGGTGTCGTTCCCGCTGGACGAGGTGCTGCACGCCAGCGCCGCCTATCGCTGGACGCTGAACCATACGATGGAAGTGCGCGATCCGCTCGCGCTGTTCCCCACCCATATCGTCGAAGCCGGCGTCTGA
- a CDS encoding DUF4387 domain-containing protein produces the protein MTIANHPSPSPATAAAAAPTQPLQALAKTIRSKNAGVNKITFDIIFREQAEYERVKRSRVLTRESVAALFRVPVARISDFVEYDPAFAIKFTMYRAQPSGSAGDGDIFGAQQYAPLLTLEIPA, from the coding sequence ATGACCATTGCCAACCACCCCTCGCCCTCCCCGGCCACCGCGGCCGCAGCAGCGCCGACGCAGCCGCTGCAAGCGCTCGCCAAGACCATCCGCAGCAAGAACGCCGGCGTCAACAAGATCACGTTCGACATCATTTTCCGCGAGCAGGCCGAGTATGAACGGGTCAAGCGCTCGCGCGTGCTGACCCGCGAAAGCGTGGCCGCGCTGTTCCGCGTGCCGGTGGCGCGCATTTCCGATTTCGTCGAATACGATCCGGCCTTCGCCATCAAGTTCACCATGTACCGCGCGCAGCCCAGCGGCAGCGCCGGCGATGGCGACATTTTCGGGGCGCAGCAGTATGCGCCGCTGCTGACGCTGGAGATCCCGGCCTGA